From the genome of Vibrio navarrensis, one region includes:
- the coaD gene encoding pantetheine-phosphate adenylyltransferase: MSKKVISRVVYPGTFDPITNGHLDLVERAAKMFDEVIIAVAASPSKNTMFTLDERVDFARQVTSHLDNVTAQGFTGLMVDFARDVDANVLIRGLRTTVDFEYEFGLTNMYRRLLPGLESVFLTPSEEHAFISSTIVREVAIHGGDVSQFVPPIVAQALHQKKKI, translated from the coding sequence GTGTCAAAAAAAGTAATTTCAAGAGTGGTTTACCCTGGCACCTTCGACCCTATCACCAATGGCCATTTGGATCTGGTGGAACGTGCGGCAAAAATGTTTGACGAAGTGATCATCGCGGTGGCCGCCAGCCCAAGCAAAAACACCATGTTTACCTTAGACGAGCGAGTGGACTTTGCCCGTCAGGTCACAAGTCATCTCGACAATGTCACCGCACAGGGATTTACTGGTCTCATGGTCGACTTTGCTCGTGACGTCGACGCCAACGTGCTCATCCGCGGTTTGCGCACTACGGTCGATTTCGAGTATGAGTTTGGCCTGACCAATATGTACCGCCGCTTGCTGCCCGGGCTTGAAAGCGTGTTTCTCACCCCTTCGGAAGAGCACGCCTTTATCTCCTCGACTATCGTGCGAGAAGTGGCCATCCATGGCGGCGATGTGAGCCAGTTTGTCCCGCCGATTGTGGCACAAGCGCTGCATCAAAAGAAAAAAATCTAA
- a CDS encoding glycosyltransferase family 9 protein has protein sequence MKKLLVIRNDKIGDFMLAWPSFAMLKQSMPESHITALVPRYTQELARLCPWIDEVMIDPTEKGSKEAQKQLVAEMKARQFDASINLFSTTYNALLVWKAGIRYRLAPATKIAQIFYNRRIKQKRSRSAKPEYQYNLDLIRAFLAEQGITPVEPQAPFLQFDASELAIQKIKLAEQLGIEAHKAWVMVHAGTGGSANNLTLTQYAQLLKGIDADFQLIVTAGPGEEQKARDLLEEYTALGGHGVVYDENEGLVDFTRSIACADLFIAGSTGPLHIAATLDVPTIGFFPSKRSSTPLRWQPLNSPGRHLAFSPPKGGGEAAEADMSRIDINAALQSLNPWVSQYLS, from the coding sequence ATGAAAAAATTACTGGTGATCCGAAACGATAAAATTGGCGATTTTATGTTGGCTTGGCCAAGCTTTGCGATGCTCAAGCAATCGATGCCCGAATCCCACATTACCGCGTTGGTGCCTCGTTATACACAAGAGCTGGCTCGACTCTGTCCGTGGATTGATGAGGTGATGATCGATCCCACGGAAAAGGGCAGTAAAGAGGCGCAGAAACAGTTGGTTGCAGAGATGAAAGCGCGTCAGTTTGACGCTTCGATCAACCTCTTTTCAACCACATATAATGCCCTGTTGGTGTGGAAAGCGGGCATTCGCTATCGTTTAGCACCAGCAACCAAAATCGCGCAGATTTTTTACAATCGCCGTATCAAACAAAAACGTTCGCGCTCGGCCAAGCCTGAGTATCAATACAATCTCGATTTGATTCGCGCTTTCTTAGCAGAGCAAGGCATTACTCCGGTCGAACCGCAGGCACCGTTCTTGCAGTTTGATGCTAGCGAACTGGCGATACAAAAAATCAAACTCGCGGAGCAACTGGGCATTGAAGCGCATAAAGCGTGGGTGATGGTGCACGCTGGCACAGGGGGATCGGCCAACAATCTCACCCTGACACAATACGCGCAGTTGTTGAAAGGCATTGATGCTGACTTTCAGTTGATTGTGACGGCAGGGCCTGGGGAAGAGCAGAAAGCACGGGATTTGCTCGAAGAATATACCGCGCTCGGCGGACATGGCGTGGTGTATGATGAGAATGAAGGGCTGGTGGACTTTACCCGTTCCATCGCTTGCGCTGATTTGTTTATCGCGGGGTCAACCGGGCCGTTGCATATAGCGGCAACCTTGGATGTACCGACCATAGGTTTCTTCCCGAGTAAACGCTCGTCGACCCCTTTACGTTGGCAGCCGCTCAATTCTCCAGGGCGTCACTTGGCGTTTTCTCCGCCAAAAGGCGGCGGTGAGGCCGCGGAGGCCGATATGAGCCGCATCGACATCAACGCGGCACTACAATCCCTTAATCCTTGGGTTTCTCAGTACTTGTCCTAA
- a CDS encoding glycosyltransferase family 2 protein has protein sequence MSDFPAKATSKPTLAVALIVKNEASNLDACLKTVEGWVDEIVILDSGSSDETEAIARKYTDKFFVNTAWPGFGPQRRLAQQHIESDYVLWLDADERVTPELKNSILQAVQRNESNTLYSMCRLSWVFGRYIRHCGWYPDRVVRLYPTKLTQYDDALVHEKVEISGAMQVKELQGDAIHYTYNDLHHYLVKSAGYAKAWAEQREKRGKKSSISEGVVHAIACFVKMYIVKAGFLDGKQGFLLSLLSAHSTLVKYADLWIRTSTEKPKD, from the coding sequence ATGTCTGATTTTCCGGCCAAGGCCACAAGCAAACCGACGTTGGCCGTTGCGCTGATCGTCAAAAACGAAGCGTCTAATCTGGATGCCTGCTTAAAAACCGTCGAAGGCTGGGTGGATGAAATTGTCATTCTCGATTCAGGCAGCAGCGACGAAACCGAAGCGATTGCGAGAAAGTACACCGATAAATTCTTCGTCAACACAGCGTGGCCAGGTTTTGGTCCACAACGTCGCTTGGCGCAGCAACATATCGAATCCGATTATGTCTTGTGGCTGGATGCCGATGAGCGCGTCACACCAGAACTCAAAAACAGTATTTTGCAAGCGGTACAGCGCAATGAATCCAATACACTCTATAGCATGTGTCGATTGAGTTGGGTATTTGGGCGCTATATTCGTCACTGCGGCTGGTATCCGGATCGTGTGGTTCGTCTTTACCCCACAAAATTGACCCAATACGACGACGCGCTGGTGCACGAGAAGGTTGAGATCTCCGGCGCTATGCAGGTAAAAGAGCTACAAGGCGACGCGATTCACTACACGTACAACGATTTGCACCACTATTTGGTTAAATCGGCCGGATACGCGAAAGCATGGGCCGAGCAGCGAGAAAAACGTGGCAAGAAAAGCAGCATTAGCGAAGGTGTGGTGCATGCCATCGCTTGCTTTGTCAAAATGTACATTGTCAAAGCTGGTTTTTTAGATGGCAAACAAGGATTTTTGCTATCGCTACTCTCAGCGCACTCCACTTTGGTGAAGTACGCTGATTTATGGATTAGGACAAGTACTGAGAAACCCAAGGATTAA
- a CDS encoding glycosyltransferase family 9 protein, translated as MPLFSQAPDSVCFLRLSAIGDVCHAVAAVQALQRHWPETKVTWIIGKVEAQLLQGLEGVELIVFDKKQGLKGMQAVWAQLQGRRFDALVHMQLALRASLLTLGIKARYKVGFHLKRAKEGQWLFTNHKIADTDSAHVLDSFYSFIEYLGVPRSLPLWNLPISAADRQFASDALGDKPTLVISPAASKDERNWLSERYAALADYAYTHGYQVAICGSPAEREKRLADEIIRQMSHPALNLVGQTNLKQLAALLAKASVVVAPDSGPAHIATTQGTPVIGLYGHSNPKRTGPYNNLAQVVSVYESFAEQQYGKPAAQLAWSTRVKGKHIMQEITLDAVKTAFDRLIQDNNPKGRQDV; from the coding sequence ATGCCGCTGTTTAGCCAAGCCCCAGACTCTGTTTGTTTCCTAAGATTATCCGCCATTGGCGATGTCTGTCATGCGGTGGCTGCCGTACAAGCCTTGCAGCGTCACTGGCCAGAGACCAAAGTGACTTGGATTATCGGCAAAGTGGAAGCGCAGCTTTTACAAGGGCTTGAAGGCGTTGAGCTGATCGTCTTTGACAAAAAGCAAGGTCTTAAAGGAATGCAGGCAGTGTGGGCACAATTGCAAGGACGTCGTTTCGATGCGCTGGTCCATATGCAGCTCGCCTTGCGCGCTAGTCTGTTAACCTTGGGCATTAAGGCGCGTTATAAAGTCGGATTTCATTTGAAACGGGCTAAAGAGGGTCAGTGGCTGTTTACGAATCACAAGATTGCCGACACCGACTCCGCCCACGTGTTGGACAGCTTCTACTCGTTTATTGAGTACTTGGGCGTTCCGCGCTCACTTCCTCTGTGGAATCTGCCGATTAGCGCCGCGGATCGTCAGTTTGCCAGCGACGCGCTGGGCGATAAACCGACCTTAGTTATCTCGCCAGCCGCGAGTAAAGATGAGCGCAACTGGCTGAGTGAACGATACGCCGCTCTCGCCGACTACGCCTATACGCACGGTTATCAAGTGGCGATTTGTGGCTCTCCGGCAGAACGTGAAAAACGCCTCGCAGATGAGATTATTCGTCAAATGTCGCACCCTGCGCTCAACTTGGTTGGGCAAACCAACTTAAAACAGCTCGCCGCGCTGTTAGCCAAAGCAAGCGTGGTGGTGGCCCCCGATTCCGGACCAGCGCATATCGCCACCACTCAAGGCACACCGGTGATTGGCCTTTATGGTCACAGCAACCCCAAGCGCACCGGCCCTTACAACAATTTAGCGCAGGTGGTAAGCGTATATGAATCTTTCGCCGAGCAACAATACGGCAAACCTGCGGCGCAACTGGCGTGGAGTACACGCGTGAAAGGTAAGCACATAATGCAAGAAATCACCTTGGATGCCGTGAAAACCGCATTCGATAGGCTCATTCAAGATAACAACCCCAAAGGTAGGCAAGATGTCTGA
- a CDS encoding diacylglycerol kinase, with product MTQENLGKPGNTGVKRIIKATGYSIQGLKAAFKHEAAVRQESALLLAAIVLVCWLDVTVLERIAMLAVVVLVLIVELLNSAIEAVVDRIGVERHELSGRAKDIGSAAVLVALTFAGFTWLYIIGSYHWW from the coding sequence ATGACTCAGGAGAATCTTGGCAAACCGGGGAATACCGGCGTCAAACGGATTATTAAAGCGACAGGCTATTCGATTCAAGGATTGAAAGCGGCGTTTAAACACGAAGCGGCGGTACGTCAAGAATCGGCCTTGCTACTGGCGGCAATTGTGTTGGTTTGCTGGCTGGACGTGACCGTGCTCGAGCGAATTGCCATGCTGGCAGTCGTGGTGCTGGTGTTAATTGTTGAACTGTTAAATTCTGCCATTGAGGCGGTGGTGGATAGGATCGGTGTCGAGCGCCATGAGCTAAGTGGCCGGGCGAAAGATATCGGCTCGGCGGCCGTTTTAGTCGCGCTGACCTTTGCCGGATTCACTTGGCTGTACATCATCGGCAGTTACCACTGGTGGTAA
- a CDS encoding 3-deoxy-D-manno-octulosonic acid kinase, giving the protein MIQRKQIGDTYLCYDAEIVADPTLPLFDADYWQQNNLVQGSALGRGTTWFVQLGDRQAALRHYRRGGLFGKLVKDRYWFTSWDKTRSVAEFELLSQLRTAGVNVPRPIAARAVKKGPFYQADLLSERIANAQDLVALLQASHLGAERYHQIGIEIAKMHQVGVNHTDLNIHNILLDDQQKVWIIDFDKCFAQPGEAWKQANLARLLRSFNKELVKRNIHWQRDDFQALLQGYQSVR; this is encoded by the coding sequence ATGATACAACGCAAGCAAATTGGCGATACCTATCTCTGTTATGACGCAGAGATCGTTGCCGACCCGACTTTACCACTATTTGATGCAGACTATTGGCAGCAAAACAACCTTGTACAGGGGAGCGCTCTTGGCCGAGGCACTACATGGTTTGTGCAGCTAGGGGATAGACAGGCCGCGCTGCGCCATTACCGCCGTGGTGGCCTATTTGGTAAGTTGGTTAAAGATCGCTATTGGTTCACGAGTTGGGATAAGACTCGCAGTGTGGCCGAGTTTGAGCTTCTGAGCCAACTGCGCACGGCGGGCGTCAATGTCCCTAGGCCGATTGCCGCCCGAGCGGTGAAAAAAGGGCCGTTTTATCAAGCGGATTTGCTTAGTGAACGGATTGCCAACGCGCAAGACTTAGTTGCTCTTTTACAAGCGTCTCACTTGGGTGCGGAGCGTTATCATCAAATTGGGATCGAAATTGCCAAGATGCACCAAGTGGGCGTCAATCATACCGATCTGAACATCCACAATATTCTGTTGGATGATCAGCAAAAGGTATGGATTATCGATTTTGATAAGTGCTTTGCACAGCCGGGAGAAGCGTGGAAACAAGCGAACTTAGCCCGCTTACTACGCTCATTTAACAAAGAGTTAGTGAAACGAAACATTCACTGGCAGCGCGATGACTTTCAAGCCTTGCTGCAAGGCTACCAAAGCGTCCGATAA
- a CDS encoding DUF3413 domain-containing protein, translating to MSFKQKLHAHGWFILINALVLMLIASRFFAFLPEFPSDPLGIAFILVGTWGQMTLLAALIGLLAIPALLLPQSLRNGTQALIASLGVATLFIDTIVFAQYRFHINAVVLELVMSGQIVSFPLITWLMVIGGVGILLAAQWWLIRWLEAGAPVRNLKLGRKFALLTFVALLATNAIHIWAAAHAYQPVTTVKRYLPLFYPATADKFMRKRGWVDEEALERQKALAFKRKNDLNYPLAPLQTQPVAKPLNIMLLVVDSWRADTFNAENSPNMWKYAQAGVVFNNHISTGNATRTGIFGLFYGVPGTYWHGFLANQQSPVLIDRLQAMDYQLGIFTAAQLRKPEFNQTVFTKVNDLRIGSKGNRPSELDADLTQDWLAWYDQRDKSKPTFSFLFYDAPHGYDFPPNFEPKYEPMLKEVNYLKLNNDTDPTPFFNRYKTSVRYVDSMAAKVLDKLKESGDLENTLVIITGDHGQEMNDNKLNFWGHNSNFTDAQVNVPFAIFGPGVDAENMQWSTEALTSHQDVVPTLMKHYLGVTNDVKDYSVGEDLLGKAVKRDWIISSNYSGYAIITNDNILEVGGGGQYQFMDKTNRQLKDQQPNFTYLQQALEQISRFYR from the coding sequence ATGTCCTTCAAACAAAAGCTGCATGCTCACGGTTGGTTTATTCTGATTAACGCCCTAGTGCTCATGCTCATCGCCAGCCGTTTTTTCGCGTTTTTACCTGAGTTTCCGAGCGATCCGTTAGGCATCGCTTTTATTCTCGTGGGCACCTGGGGGCAAATGACACTGCTTGCCGCGTTGATTGGTCTGCTTGCCATTCCAGCGCTGCTACTACCTCAATCGCTGCGCAATGGTACTCAAGCTTTGATTGCCTCACTCGGCGTCGCGACGCTGTTTATTGATACCATCGTCTTTGCGCAATATCGATTCCATATTAATGCCGTGGTGCTTGAACTGGTGATGTCAGGGCAGATTGTCAGCTTCCCGTTGATTACTTGGCTGATGGTAATTGGTGGTGTGGGTATTCTGTTGGCGGCGCAGTGGTGGTTAATTCGCTGGCTAGAAGCTGGAGCGCCAGTGCGCAACCTGAAGCTAGGACGTAAGTTTGCGCTTTTGACCTTCGTGGCATTACTTGCAACTAACGCCATTCATATTTGGGCGGCCGCGCATGCCTATCAGCCTGTGACGACCGTCAAACGCTACTTGCCGCTGTTCTATCCTGCAACGGCAGATAAATTTATGCGTAAACGCGGTTGGGTGGATGAAGAAGCGTTGGAAAGGCAGAAGGCATTGGCTTTTAAGCGTAAAAACGATCTCAACTATCCTTTGGCTCCACTGCAAACTCAACCAGTCGCAAAACCGTTGAACATCATGTTGCTGGTGGTCGATTCATGGCGTGCAGACACTTTTAACGCGGAAAACTCCCCTAATATGTGGAAATATGCTCAAGCGGGTGTGGTGTTCAATAACCATATCTCCACGGGGAATGCGACCCGTACGGGGATTTTTGGGCTATTTTACGGAGTACCGGGAACGTACTGGCATGGCTTTTTAGCCAACCAGCAAAGCCCAGTGTTGATTGATCGTCTGCAAGCGATGGATTATCAGCTTGGTATCTTTACCGCTGCACAATTGCGTAAGCCCGAGTTCAATCAAACCGTGTTCACCAAAGTGAACGACTTGCGTATTGGCTCAAAAGGCAACCGCCCATCCGAGTTGGATGCCGACTTAACCCAAGATTGGCTAGCTTGGTACGATCAACGTGATAAGTCGAAGCCAACGTTCTCTTTCTTGTTTTACGATGCGCCACATGGCTATGATTTCCCGCCCAATTTCGAACCGAAATATGAGCCGATGCTGAAAGAGGTAAACTATCTCAAGCTAAATAACGACACGGATCCAACGCCATTTTTCAATCGCTACAAAACCAGCGTGCGTTATGTCGATTCAATGGCGGCCAAAGTGCTCGATAAACTCAAAGAGAGTGGCGATCTAGAAAATACCCTAGTGATCATTACTGGTGACCACGGGCAAGAGATGAACGACAACAAGCTCAACTTCTGGGGGCATAATAGCAACTTTACCGATGCACAGGTCAACGTGCCGTTTGCGATATTTGGCCCCGGTGTTGATGCTGAAAACATGCAGTGGAGCACCGAGGCGCTAACCAGTCATCAAGATGTGGTGCCTACTTTGATGAAGCATTATCTTGGCGTCACCAACGACGTTAAAGATTACTCAGTCGGCGAAGATTTGCTGGGCAAAGCGGTAAAACGTGATTGGATCATTTCCTCTAACTACAGTGGCTATGCCATCATTACCAATGACAACATTCTCGAAGTGGGTGGCGGTGGCCAGTACCAGTTTATGGACAAAACCAACCGCCAATTGAAAGATCAACAACCTAACTTTACTTATCTGCAGCAAGCGCTAGAGCAGATTAGTCGGTTTTATAGATAA
- the tnpA gene encoding IS200/IS605 family transposase produces MSRYKQASHVFWRCQYHIVWTPKYRFRILKNNVGKEVYRCIYVYCNQLGCEVVELNVQVDHVHLVVKVPPKLSISKLMGVLKGKIALKVFSKFPYLRKNKLWGNHFWQRGYFVDSVGINEEIIRRYVRHQEKKERQEQQELALD; encoded by the coding sequence ATGAGTAGATACAAGCAAGCTTCCCACGTATTTTGGAGATGTCAATATCACATCGTATGGACTCCAAAGTATCGGTTTCGGATATTGAAGAACAATGTTGGTAAAGAGGTTTATCGGTGTATATATGTGTACTGTAATCAACTTGGATGTGAAGTCGTAGAGCTGAATGTCCAAGTAGATCATGTGCACTTAGTGGTTAAGGTGCCACCCAAGCTATCAATATCCAAGTTGATGGGGGTATTGAAGGGCAAAATAGCCCTGAAAGTATTCAGTAAATTTCCATATCTACGGAAGAATAAACTGTGGGGTAATCACTTTTGGCAGCGAGGCTATTTTGTCGATAGTGTTGGAATTAATGAAGAAATAATCCGACGATATGTCAGACATCAGGAAAAGAAAGAGCGCCAGGAGCAGCAAGAATTAGCGCTGGACTAA